The nucleotide window ATTTTATGACCCTACCTAGAGCCACTCACTCTTCAGCTACAAATTAGTGCAGTGACCGagtaataaacaaaacaaaaatactatTTCATGAAAACAAGTCACACACAAAGAATTAGCCTTTCTAAATGCTACGCAAACTGCAATAAGATCAAGTATTGACACAAACTGCATTTcactattcaaaaaaaaaaaaaaaaaaagtttaaactgATTTCAGAAGTGTGATGGCATTAAGCAAGAGGCTGGTTGAGGGCTTTGTGGTGGCATGAGGGTCTAGGTGGGAGGGTTAAGGCTATattagaacttttttttttttttttttcacccacacaCTAATTTCCTACCACAAGAAGCAGACCAACCATCTGATAACCTGACAGGGACACTGTGAACTGACTACTAAAAGATaatgaccaaaaacaaacaaaataacctTAGCTATAGTCAACTGTGGTTCAGATGCAAGGGTATACAGAGGTCTACTCTTACACTTTCGATCTAAAGTGACTATTCTGCAGCTACCACACACCGTTTTACAGTAGAACTTTCTATCATGGGAAGTCAAGGTAGATATCAAATACTTAACCCGGACTTCTTCAAAGTTTGAGTTCACCAAATTGCTGTACCACATGGAAACACTAGGTGAGCTGTAGGTAATGGAAGCCTATCTGTCATGATTATTTACCCTGGTTAAAGTCATTTTGGGTTGAAGCTGGAAGGAATGGAAGGGAGCCACAAGATAAGAGCTAGTCAAATATAGAGGTATTCTACCGGAGGTGGAGGGAACTCTTtcagtaggtgtgtgtgaggtaaaaAGGTGACAGAAAGCTGTGTTCTTGTATAAAACCAATGCTGTGTTgggttctttttttccctacctaaaataatatttgtttgaaATTGCAAGACTTGACCTTAAAAATGGCCTCTATGTGACAAAAGGGTATACGATAAACCCATGACAACCATCTCTATAAGGGAAGCCATGCACTGGGGGGGTAGCTTGGTTCTTTCACAAGCCCTGCCGGAGAATCTAAGGGGATGGGAGGAGGTCGGAAAGGCATCCTCCTCCTAACCAAAGGAAGGCTTCGGGAGAACACTGAGACGGTGCGGAGCAGGGAGGATCTTATTCCCCCCACCAAAAACCAGAGCTCAAGCATATTCACCAcaagggggaggtgggggtggggtgggggtggagtcCATCCAAAGTTTCCTGCTCAAGTCTCCCTTCAAGCTTAGGGTTACAACATTGAGGAACGTGAAGCTCAAGCGCCAACGTCCGTGTTGTGGCTTCTCCTAACAGCAGCTGAGTTTCACTGGTCGGCGCAGGAGATGAGGACTGGAGTCTGGCCGAGGTCCTTCTTCTGACCCTCAGCTAAACCTCGCTGGCCTCTGAAATGGGACACAAAGACAGGACTTGGAGTGTGTTCAACActattctgcttgtttttttttgttttgttttttttttactgcctaaACTCCTAAGGTCAATGGAGAGTCTCCAAAATGCAGATGGAAAGTGACTGCGTTGGAAAAAGTGTTACATCTTTCTAGGCAGAGCCAAGTGCGTTCTGAAGATGATAAAAGTTCAGTTAATGTTAGTTTAACATTGATGATCAAATGGATACCAGTTCACATAACTGCATATTTACATAGTCTTGGAAAATAGTCAACAGCCTGTGCTTGTCAACAAAACTTTTAACAGCTGACTGTAAACAAAGTGTTATCACTACTACAGATTATTATTGCTTGTAATTATGTGTTCACTTACAATTTTTAAGTTGTCCTATGAAGGATATTAGATGACGATCTCAATGTTATATATTTAGAAAACAATGTATTTACAATGCCATATGAAAGCTGGGTTGGCAGGTCTCTACCTGTGAACGTTTTCCATGGCTGCTACCTCAGCGAGCGCTGCTAAGCTGAAGAAAGCAGGCAGCTCTTGTGGTACGGCgctcctctctgcttcctccGGTCTGGGATTACTGTAGCACCCTTTTTCATTGCATAAATTCTGTTTGGGTAATGGCTTCTCATCCTGTTCCTGGTTCAGTTCCCTAGTTTTGTCTTCTGTAACAAACAACGTGTACAGGCATTAGCATGACATTAACAAAGGCACCTAACAATTAAAACGGACTAAGGTCTACTGCAGCAGGATAAGAGCTgattgctgatttattttttttttttttttaattccagctTTCTATATGTCATTTTcttcttgaaaataaaatatgcacGATCTTACAAAGTTTAAAGTTAAATCCCAGTAcataagacataaaaaaaatgacatgtctgtgtctgctgaCATAAAATTAACTTGTAGGCTTTTCTGCTTCCTTATAAAGTCCTAACTTTTTTGAAGATGGAATCATCTACATTTTTCAACAACATGTGGTGAACTTCACATAAATACCTACTATAAATGTATGTTATGTAGCACAATTTTGCACAAAACTCTTCCATGGCTACCGGTGCCTCATGCAGGTCAAAAAGTGTCTGATCCTCACCCTCAGCAGGAGACACACTGCCATCAGCTGTGCGCACCAAGTGGGTGATCTTGCTCTTCCTAGCCTTCCTCTTCTGGCTACCAACTAGCATCTCCATACTAGTGGTGCCCTGGACATCTGGGCACATTGTGGCAATGGGGGCACATGATTTGGCTTTGGAAGCTGAATCCGGCATGGTGGAATCACTCTGCACCATTGCTGTTGAGTAAAGGTTTGTTAAAATGATGCTCCGAATCAAGATGATTTAGCACCTTCATAGTAATGAAAATCAGTGATGTCACAactatgttttcattttctaaacAAGAAGTACACAGTGGCAAAGACAACAGTTCTTAATCATTTCTTTAGTACTGATGTGCAAATTAACCACATGAAAACCACCTTATATGCACAGTATCCCTTACTCCCAAACCCTGATGAATAATTTAAACATTTCTCCTTTTCTGTGGTAAGATACATTTTCTAATTCAAGTTCTGCTTTAAAGAAACTTGATGAACTGCTGTGTTAACATTTTGTCTACAATAAGCATTTCATGTCCTCTGTTCATCATATTGTAAACTGCTACATGTTGTTCCTGACTGTTGGAAAATATGTGTCAAAACTGACACGAAGCCATCACCTATAGAGGATTATGTATAGTCAGTTACTGTTGAATGAATTGTTCAATATCCTTCTAACTATAATCCACAAAAATCAACATTCTAGTTCACCTTTTTCCACAGCACCTGgtttctcctttttgtttttgtgcttccTAACAATCTTGTTGAATGAAGTCTTTTTCTGAGATGGAGATGGCCCTGATATagcaaaagaacaaagaaaaaaaagagcatggaAATGCCATGTTATGGAGTCAACATGTTTTTGATTTAACAAAGACAGAATAGGTTTTGAATAACAGAAACTATGAAAAACATGACTACAAACAAGTGCAGAGTGGGCCATGGATGAGATGAGAAAGGATATTAAAGAGCAGTCATTCTGTTTACACATCGAGGATCTCTTCTGGCTCTGCTTTTTGCTCACCTTTGCCAGCTTTGGGTGCTTCCTCTTGTGCAGCGGAGCTGTcggttttcttcttctttgcaaCAGCAGTGCTCTTCTTATCAAAGGTCATTGGGCTATACTGCGGTAGGCTGTTGAACTTCTTCTCAAACTCTTCTTCCAGTTTCCCTAGGCTGACAAGTGGTGTCGGGAGTTAATTTACTGCAATTTCGACAGCAAAAAAGATCAAACTACCAAAAAGGAAACTCACTACCACAACAGATAAATCTCTAAATTATTCACAATCCTGATGCAAAGGCTGACGCATGGTATAGTATCTTAAAGCTTTCTTGTACAGAtacaaactgcactgaaaataatGAGGTGAACAGAAAATCACAAATGAAAGATATGAATGTATAATTATAGACAGCTGCAGTGTGTAGCTGGCATACATACAATATTCTTACAAACTGAAGGTGGCACATAATTTATGCAGCAGTGTTGCTATACAATGGCAGCCCTAAGGGTTGACTCGCAGCACAGGAACTATGAATGTTGTTGATGAGTGAATGTGTTGAATGTTGCTGCGCATGATGGTGACTGCAGCTTTTCTGTGGTACCCTTGCAAACTAAATTTCCTACAGAACAATAAATGACATTGTTACTTGTACTTCAGCAGCACCATTACCAATACACAGAAATGTGAAGAAAACATAAACACCAACAAGAAGGCTCAGCATGGATCTTCAAACTACTGAGACAACTCAGAGGCTGATTTATCATTTATACCGCAATATAGCACCTGGTGCACAAACTTTTGCAATGTTGCAATTTCTCAATTTAGCAGGTGATTTACAAAGACTGATGACATAGCTGAGCACAGCTGCAGTTTTGTTAATTTGAATGGACTGCCACTAATACCTGTGGCTGGAAGAGCCGCCTGGCACGTGTTTGAAATGCAACATGGCTTTGAGCACCAGAGACAAGAGCTTTGATAAAGATATTATAATTAAGAAACATATATGTGTTTGCAAGACAAGCATTTAGTTCTTATTTTTTCGCATTGATAGTGGTAGAACTTGCAACAGGCAGCAGCTGAAGTAGCTTTATCCACATATCGCAGGCGGTTTCTAAGCTTTGAAGGTCGCAGTAGAGAGGGAAATTGTCATGAGAATACAGCACACTGACAGGAACGCCTCTGAGCTCTTCACGATAAAAAACTGTCATATGAGGAAATGTATTTCCAACTTTGTATGTGTCCAGTTTCAGGATATGAGGCAAAACACTCACCTTCTACACATGGACACCCACCGTGTCCGTGCATAAAAGGGTGACTGCAGAATTTTCTGTTGTCAATTAATGACGTTGCTTTCAACAAACAGATTGTGACAAAATTTATGTCAAGAGTCAACTGAAATCTGATTTCAGTGTGACCAACATCAGTACTTCACAGTTATTGGAAGCTGGTGTGACTGCATGCGACAGGCTGAACTGAGAGGCAAGCTGAACCAGTCAAAGGTGTCACATAGGAGTTCAGACGTGCTTTTGAAAGGCAGCAAATAACAAGTGCACTTTCCTTTCCACCGATCAtaataaacaagttattttgaatgcatttcCATTCGCTCCGCACAATTCAATTAATAATATGTCATAGATCTGCAATTTTTGCTGTTGGTCCACtgatggcattttttttgtgtttaacaGGACACGTACATGGTCAATGTACACATATTAAATGGGTTTCTAAGAAGAAAAAACGACTTCACAGTGATTAGAAATGACCTACCCCTGTGACTCATCTTTGGACTTGCACTTTTTCAGCTTCTTGGGGTTATTAGGCCCCATCTGAGAAACAGTCCAGCTGTCATCACTCCAGGCTGCATCGTGGTCAGGTGCACGGAAAGCACCTCTTTTACCTGGAAACATACGTTCACCAAATCAGACACCCAGGAAATGATCGTTGATTGATATACACTTATACTTTCAAGGACTCTCATCCCAGGAAGTTTTAGTAGTGGGTAAATATTTCCACTATTGATTACTTGTCATTACACACAAACTAATGAAAATCAAATACACTGCCTGATTTTATTAATCAAATTTCCCCTGAATCAAGGGGGTTACCTCGGTCAATGTTGGCTCTCAGAGAAGTCAGCATTCCCTCGGAAACCAGGGTCTTGTACAGGGCGCCTTTGCAGCTCCTCTCTGACTTCCTGGATCCGCGGTTCTCTGTGCTTAGTTCTGCTTCATTCTGCCTCTCCTTCCCCCTGTCCTCATCTTTGAGCTTTGCTTGCGGGGGACTGGAGGGGGAGTGATGGGGATCTGTCATGCTGCCCTGGACGTCTGTGCTTCTGATACCTGCTTCTTCGGCCTCTTTCTTGGGGATGTCGTCTAacctctcctccttcatctccaCCTCAGAGGAGCCATGCTGCTCACAGTGCCCACGGTCCTCCTGcatcccctcctctttctctttgagGGGGGTCTTGACTTTGGGCTTACTCTTCTTTTTGGGCAAACCCGAGTTTCCACCACCAGTGTTGCTGTGGATCTTCTTCTTGGGTTTCTCGTCGGTGTCCCTCCAGGTCCCTTTGGCCACTGCCTCAATAGTATTGAAGACACTGTCCAGGCCCGATTCTGCTTCATCACATTTCTTGATGATCTTCTTGGCTGAGCAAGGAATCCCGTCTTTATCATTTGACTTGGCCACctcttttttcttgctcttcTTTTTGACACGCACATTTTGGCTGCCAAGTTGCGGGGGAATGGCATCAGTGGAggtagaagaggaagaggagagggggggtaCGGGAAGTGATGCgtgagaagagaggggaaagtCATGGatgtctcctgtctcctctttgATCTCTGCCTTGACTGTGGCTTGCTGGACAGAAGCTGCAGAGGAGCTGTCTTGTGGCTGCGATGCTGTGATCTCCATCTTTCCAGCTTCAGAGGCTAAGCACATCTTAACAAACAAAATGGAGGCAGATAAGACACATATTTGCCATCTGTTGCCTATCAGCTAACTATGGCTCACCTTCTAATTAAAGAACCTAAAATTCAACCTGAAACAACGCTGGCAAATGTAATTAGTAcataattaaatatttacaaGCTTCAAGTCTGGTTTTCTGGTGGCAAACCAAATCATACAGACATCACATATAAAACTCTCAAGGTGCAAAGCATTGTGGGATGCTTTTCACAGAGGAAATTCGGTTACTGATTACTCTCCATATATTGTAAACATTTCAGATATAAGTAAGCACACTACACTACTGCACTGTGAATGCTTATACCTGTTATTGTTCTGGACACATTGGGCCTCATTCACAAACTGCATCTGTGCTTAAAGCCTTCGTATTAACATTTTAAGCAAAAATCCAGGATTCATGAATATGTTTTACTTGAATTCGTTCTTACTCTGTGAACAAATGTTGAACCACCTTCACAAATTATAAAGGTcttaaaagtcttaaaaaggtatacagcgaaacaaatgaaatgtataGTTATGCATAAATTAGGACAAAATATAAATTTAGAAAGGTGAATTTTCTGATAATACATAATGATGTTCCCACCTCTCGATGACAATAGACAATATTGGAATGAGACACATATCCATTTCCTAAACTGCATATCGTGTTTTTCATGTCGCCTATGAATCTATAGGTCAATATTAACTATTATCTTATTCATTGTTCATCACAGCCTGACAATTTGGTTGAGGCATGGGAGGGGAGAGGCATCTTATTGTCAGTATTTCACAGCCAGCTCAAAGTTATGAATTCATTAATTGTCCTCGCCTGCAGAGACAGTGTGCTGCCCTGAGTGTGGAGAGCACATTAGTCTGCTGTGACAGAAAAGGTAATGTGATGGACGTCTCTCCTCGGTGCTGCCGTCCAGACTCTAATTCTATGCATCTGcacattagtttttattttgtggtggCTGTGTGATACTGTGGCAGTGCACCTCAGATGTCTATGGGAAACAGTGTAATTGTGATATTTGTTATTCTTTACAGCATGTAACTGtggcagtaaaaataaaactgtggtGCCTGACACACTTTAATACAGGAAACCCTGCCCAGCAACAGGCATGAAAGCTATATTACGGTTTCACATTTATCTCCAAACAGGTGTGACAATagcatattaacatttttcagtcCAGTTGAGATGCTATATGGAGTAACACGCCTTTACTGGCTTTAAACTATTGTTTACTGTTCACTTTTCACCTGTAGTGGCCACGTTTCTCTTCTTTTCACTAGCCTGACTACTTCCTCCACTGCCGCATATAAAGAGCTTTCCTTATGCAGAGAAACGGGGTGTGGTAATATGCTAATTACCAGTTGCAGGCACACGCCTGTCAATTTAGAATGACTCGTTTCACAACATACGCACGGAGGTAAGAACAAAATTGGCTGGTATGCACGTTATTAAATCTGGCACTAATTTTGCTTGCAAGTACACACATTTGTATGCATTCATTAGAAAGAGGCCCAATGAGAACAACCTCAGCTCATTACACTGCATCTCTTTATCTTATAGTATTTATGCTTTgcaatatttatgtatttactacTTAATACTATACCTGATATATTATAAAGAACACTGCTTAATATTCTTTGCTATTGTACTTTAGAAAGAGAATGGGAGGTAAACTATGGCCTAGTCAACTTCCATATTACAAATCTGCTGTGATTTCATAGCAGTAAGTGTATCAGTATAAAAATACGTACTTATTTATAGTTTAGTCCATTTTCACACCAGAAATTCTACTCAATACAGCTGATTTTCACTTGGTAAATGTTGATGTCCGCTCTCTGTGCTGTAAAATACATCAACAATATGCTTCATAGACTTCCATTACATTTATAAATCTAATCTGTTCACTGGCCATTTGAGTCCATTTGAATGACCCACAACTCAGTACACCAACACTGCAGAGGCTCCGACTGCTTTCACTCCAGTCTTGGAGGTCTAAAGTGCCTGGCAGCCAGTGGCATTCACTTATATCTCTAACAATGTTAATTAATACAGCGTGCACTTGTTTTCGATGCTTATTATACCAATTTTCAGTCTTTTCAAAGTAAACCTAAAGAAGATTGTCTAGCGCATTACCTCAGCAAGCTGGAAGAGAGCAGACTGTCTGCATGACTTTCCCTCCGGTACCAAAGATGGAGGTGACTGTGAAGAGACCTGAGAAGACACAGAGGCAGGGTCACTCTgaatttcaaaacacaaaacacgtTACTCTTTTGTCTAGTTCAGCTTGGTGAACATTTACTACTGACCACTACaggcagaaacaaaacagtttaTCTAACACTTGATGTACAGCTTCAttgaaaatgaacaagaaaagaCAATAATAGTGACTTTCATATCACCAAAGTAGATTTTCTGGAGATGCCAGCACATTTCTTTGTGCAGAATGGTTactgctgcaataaaaatgaagccatttcgaataaacaaataatccataaatcaataaaatctgttttatcattttgagAACTCAGGTTAAATATGATGATAGTGGGGCATCTTGTCAGCGACAGCATTAACTTTGCCGGTGCTTTTCAACAACACTGTCACAAATCATGGTGAAGCACACATTTTGTCGAAGCCATGATGTTAAAATCAATCTCTCTCTGAAAGCCactaaaatgactaaatgaTGGGATTTTAGAGCAGAACTGTGGACTTGAGAAACAACTCTACCTCTTCCATTGGGGAGAGGGCAGACTTGACCCTGCTTTTAGTAACATCAGGCACTCTCTTCGGTGTGGGTCCAGATGGTATCTATAGATGGAAACAGAGTGTGCAAATTAAAGCTGTGTATCCACGTTCTGTTCTGgattcaaacatgaaaaatcagcGCTGAGGCAAGCAAACAAGAATAACATCGTAGGGTCTTCTAATGTACGAATTAAGTTTGTTATCGTCTGTGAAGATTCCCAATCATACAGGTCATGGTATGAAGGTAGAGCAGAGCAAAGTCAACTGGACTTGATAGTAGATTTCAGAAGACGTTTATGTTCTCccccaagaagcttcttcagttctggtTGACTGGCAAGAAATCCCAGgtttttaacctctgtggggTCGTTGTCAGGGTCATCGATACCACTAATGTGAAGGTGCCCCTAGGTGTTAACGTTATCATCGTCGAGAGTCGTCACCTGGTGTCAAGTGTGGTCGATCATTGTCCCATGAGGCCAAAGGTGATGGGATTTCTTGCCAGTCAaccagaactgaagaagcttcttggaggagaagcAGAACGTCTTCTGAAATCTACTATCAAGTCCAGTTGACTTTGCTCTGCTCTACCTAAGTTTGTTATCACAAACATTATGAAAAAGATCAACACCTTTGAGGAATATTTACATGATGTTTACAACTTCAAGACTAAATGTTGGCTACTGTAAGTCGATTTACAGTTCTGCACCCAGTTCTGTCACCGTAGCTGTTCCCTGGTAGTGCATCGTGGTGCAAAGATTATGGGTTCTGCAAACAGACCGCCGAAGCCCCAGACGGCAATTTCAAATTCTAAATATTCCCATGGTTATGAATAGGGTCGGGCAATACATCAACACTATGTCAGTATTATATGAGACTGGATATCATCTAGGATTTTGCATATGGTCATAACATGATATGCCATCTGTGTTGTCATTTCCTAGTAGTATTAAAGGCTTCATAacagggatgcaattttctgaacttattaggcCGTTCTAGTTGTTCTGATGTTGGACTCTACCTGTTTGGTGATCATATTCACATCAttgatgactgtttatcaaaaatctcgtCTAAACATTATGTGagagcaccaacagtcatcctctatcatcacaatatcgatattgaggtattcggACAAAAaagttgtgatatttgattttgtccatattgcccagccttcgtaacaaagcacagataaaaatgtCCTGTTTGTTATCGGACATAGTATTGTCCAAGCTGATGTTTCTGGATGTTTCTTGTCATGAATTAAGAGGCATGTGgtgctctttttgttttgggtatGTTCTGTCGTACAAATGAAGGTACTGCAAATCTCCTGAGCTCATCTTTCATCGACAGGCTCCATGCTGTCTTTcactattaaaatgaaaatcaaccAGAAACATGTGGGAGACATTATAAAGCATCCGAGTGAGCAAATCACaatttttgtggttttatgaCATTTGAGGCACAGTTACATTTTTATGAAGGTGCACATAAG belongs to Myripristis murdjan chromosome 14, fMyrMur1.1, whole genome shotgun sequence and includes:
- the bbx gene encoding HMG box transcription factor BBX isoform X1, yielding MKGGGRGKEPPVVGEVSGKRPKRKCLQWHPLLSKKALDFSEEEEEEDEEELEKQPVLCSQDQGSQVQCGGPTEEVEEDSTEQRARRPMNAFLLFCKRHRSLVRQEHPRLDNRGATKILADWWAVLEPKEKQKYTDMAKEYKDAFMKANPGYKWCPTTNKPVKSPSCQPVSNPRKKVWSFPSNSTKDSATAKKVPKTDSMPQLNFAMADPTKMGGLSMLLLAGEHALTTREIPSSTAKPSLPDTAGEGKLFPGNKEEIPSGPTPKRVPDVTKSRVKSALSPMEEVSSQSPPSLVPEGKSCRQSALFQLAEMCLASEAGKMEITASQPQDSSSAASVQQATVKAEIKEETGDIHDFPLSSHASLPVPPLSSSSSTSTDAIPPQLGSQNVRVKKKSKKKEVAKSNDKDGIPCSAKKIIKKCDEAESGLDSVFNTIEAVAKGTWRDTDEKPKKKIHSNTGGGNSGLPKKKSKPKVKTPLKEKEEGMQEDRGHCEQHGSSEVEMKEERLDDIPKKEAEEAGIRSTDVQGSMTDPHHSPSSPPQAKLKDEDRGKERQNEAELSTENRGSRKSERSCKGALYKTLVSEGMLTSLRANIDRGKRGAFRAPDHDAAWSDDSWTVSQMGPNNPKKLKKCKSKDESQGLGKLEEEFEKKFNSLPQYSPMTFDKKSTAVAKKKKTDSSAAQEEAPKAGKGPSPSQKKTSFNKIVRKHKNKKEKPGAVEKAMVQSDSTMPDSASKAKSCAPIATMCPDVQGTTSMEMLVGSQKRKARKSKITHLVRTADGSVSPAEEDKTRELNQEQDEKPLPKQNLCNEKGCYSNPRPEEAERSAVPQELPAFFSLAALAEVAAMENVHRGQRGLAEGQKKDLGQTPVLISCADQ
- the bbx gene encoding HMG box transcription factor BBX isoform X2, which gives rise to MKGGGRGKEPPVVGEVSGKRPKRKCLQWHPLLSKKALDFSEEEEEEDEEELEKPVLCSQDQGSQVQCGGPTEEVEEDSTEQRARRPMNAFLLFCKRHRSLVRQEHPRLDNRGATKILADWWAVLEPKEKQKYTDMAKEYKDAFMKANPGYKWCPTTNKPVKSPSCQPVSNPRKKVWSFPSNSTKDSATAKKVPKTDSMPQLNFAMADPTKMGGLSMLLLAGEHALTTREIPSSTAKPSLPDTAGEGKLFPGNKEEIPSGPTPKRVPDVTKSRVKSALSPMEEVSSQSPPSLVPEGKSCRQSALFQLAEMCLASEAGKMEITASQPQDSSSAASVQQATVKAEIKEETGDIHDFPLSSHASLPVPPLSSSSSTSTDAIPPQLGSQNVRVKKKSKKKEVAKSNDKDGIPCSAKKIIKKCDEAESGLDSVFNTIEAVAKGTWRDTDEKPKKKIHSNTGGGNSGLPKKKSKPKVKTPLKEKEEGMQEDRGHCEQHGSSEVEMKEERLDDIPKKEAEEAGIRSTDVQGSMTDPHHSPSSPPQAKLKDEDRGKERQNEAELSTENRGSRKSERSCKGALYKTLVSEGMLTSLRANIDRGKRGAFRAPDHDAAWSDDSWTVSQMGPNNPKKLKKCKSKDESQGLGKLEEEFEKKFNSLPQYSPMTFDKKSTAVAKKKKTDSSAAQEEAPKAGKGPSPSQKKTSFNKIVRKHKNKKEKPGAVEKAMVQSDSTMPDSASKAKSCAPIATMCPDVQGTTSMEMLVGSQKRKARKSKITHLVRTADGSVSPAEEDKTRELNQEQDEKPLPKQNLCNEKGCYSNPRPEEAERSAVPQELPAFFSLAALAEVAAMENVHRGQRGLAEGQKKDLGQTPVLISCADQ